Part of the Stigmatella erecta genome is shown below.
GCGGACTACCCGGTGCTGCTCGGAGACGAGGCCGTGCGGGCCGCGTTCCGGGTGAACCAGTACCCCACCCTCTTCGTCATCTCCCCGGAAGGGGACATTGCCCAGGCGGCCATCGGCTACACCACCCAGCCCGGGTTGCTGTGGCGGGTGTGGCGCGCAGGCTAGCGCCAGGAAGGAACGCGTGATGCGCGCAGTGGTCTTCGAGCATGACGAGAACACGGGCGTGGGGCGGCTCGGCCCCGCGCTCCAGCAGGCCGGCTTCTCCCTGGTCCGGCGCTTCCGCGCGGTGCGCCGCGAGGACGTGGACGCGGAGCTGGTGGTGGTGATGGGCGGCCACATGGGCGCCTACGAGGGGGACCAGCACCCCTTCCTCCACGAGGAGATCGCCCTGCTCGCCGAGCGGCTGGCCAACGAGCGCCCCTGCCTGGGCATCTGCCTGGGCGCGCAGATGCTGGCCTCGGCCGCCGGGGTGGAGGTGTTCCCCGGCAAGAACGGCTTCGAGGTGGGCGCCGCCCCCGTCCGGTGGACGCAGGAGGGGCTGAAGGATCCGGTCATCGCCGGGGTCCGCCCCCGAACGGTGGTGGCCCACTGGCACCAGGACACCTTCAAGGCCGTGCCCGGCGCCACGTTGCTCGCCTCCACGGACCGCTACACCCAGCAGGCCTTCCGGCTGGGCACCTCCTATGGCTTCCAGTTCCACCTGGAGCTGGAGGCCTCCGTGCTCGACGGCTGGCTGACCCAGTGGCCCGAGGAGCTGCAGCGCCACGGCACGGACGTGGCGGCCGTCCGCGCGCAGCTCCCCAAGCTCAAGGCGGCCCAGCCGGAGCTCGATGAGCTGATGCACCGGCTGGCCCACCACTTCGCCAAGACCGTCCGCTGAAGGCGCGCCCCCATGCCCCTCCTTCCCCCCGCCTCCTCGCCTTCTGCTCCCAACACCGTGCTGGAGGGAGGCGGGGAGATGGGCGCGCTCATGCGCACCCTCGACTGGTCCCAGACGCCCGTGGGCCCGGTGGAGACCTGGCCGCAGAGCCTGCGCACGGTCATCTCCATCGTCCTGGCCAGCCGGCACGCGATGATCGCCTTCTGGGGCCCAGAGCTCGTCCAGTTCTACAACGACAGCTACCGGCCCATCCTCGGCGCCATCAAACACCCCCGGGCCATGGGCCAGTCCGCCCGGGAGTGCTGGGCCGAGGCGTGGGAGGTGCTGGGGCCCTCCTTCTCGGCCGTCCTGGAGCGGGGCGAGTCCACCTACATCGAGGATGGCCTGGTCTGCATCGACCGCTACGGCTACCTGGAGGAGGCCTACTTCACCTACGCGTATTCGCCCCTCAAGGACGAGTCCGGCGGCATCAACGGCCTGTTCAACGCGTGCTCGGAGAGCACCGCGCGCGTGCTGAGCGCGCGGCGCTTCAAGACGCTGCACGCGCTGAGCGAGGACCAGCAGATCCCCCCCAGCGCGGAGGAGGCCTGCCAGCAGGCCGCGCGTGTGCTGGCCTCCAACCGCCACGACGTGCCCTTCGCGTTGATCTACCTGGCGGACCCGGAGCACGCCACCCTGCGCCTCACCGGCACGGTGGGGCTCGAGCCGGGCAGCGCGGCCGCCCCTCCCACGCTGGACCTGGACGCCCCCGCCGAGGTGTACCCCTGGGCCAGCGTCGTGCGCACGGGCACGCCCGTCCTGCTGAAGGCCCTGCCCGCGGCGCTTCCGCCCTTCCCCGGCGGCCCCTGGCCCGAGCCCGCCACCTCCGCGATGGCGCTGCCGCTGGTGAGGCCGGGCCATGAGGCGCCCACGGGGGTGCTCGTGGTGGGCCTCAGCCCGCGCCGGGCGCTGGATGCGGAGTACCAGGGCTTCCTGGAGCTGCTGGCGCGGCACGTCTCCAACGCCGTGGCCAACGCCCGG
Proteins encoded:
- a CDS encoding glutamine amidotransferase-related protein; this translates as MRAVVFEHDENTGVGRLGPALQQAGFSLVRRFRAVRREDVDAELVVVMGGHMGAYEGDQHPFLHEEIALLAERLANERPCLGICLGAQMLASAAGVEVFPGKNGFEVGAAPVRWTQEGLKDPVIAGVRPRTVVAHWHQDTFKAVPGATLLASTDRYTQQAFRLGTSYGFQFHLELEASVLDGWLTQWPEELQRHGTDVAAVRAQLPKLKAAQPELDELMHRLAHHFAKTVR